The following coding sequences are from one Nicotiana tomentosiformis chromosome 3, ASM39032v3, whole genome shotgun sequence window:
- the LOC104089718 gene encoding VQ motif-containing protein 25-like, which yields MEEKAGIIRRESRPSSCSALRMNKNSQTITKMKPQIRIIHVFAPEIIKTDVANFRELVQRLTGKPSPSDKKKKESNIYNMKQILPSRNNKLLEEPLNCVTTFLNKKMELRTGFLNPSEWRERIKGEEEIWRNANSGGGFLDGLMEEFNQFPLDAAHMDAYGES from the coding sequence ATGGAAGAAAAAGCTGGCATAATAAGAAGGGAAAGTCGTCCATCATCATGTTCAGCACTAAGGATGAACAAGAATTCACAAACAATAACCAAAATGAAGCCCCAAATCCGAATAATTCACGTATTTGCACCAGAGATCATCAAGACAGACGTGGCGAATTTTCGGGAACTTGTTCAAAGGCTCACAGGGAAGCCATCGCCATcagataagaagaagaaagaaagcaaTATTTACAACATGAAGCAAATTCTTCCCAGCAGAAATAATAAGTTATTAGAGGAGCCGTTGAACTGTGTGACCACCTTTCTTAACAAGAAAATGGAGCTAAGGACTGGATTTCTTAATCCCTCAGAGTGGAGAGAAAGAATAAAAGGTGAAGAAGAGATATGGAGGAATGCAAATTCTGGTGGAGGTTTCTTGGATGGTTTGATGGAAGAGTTTAATCAGTTTCCTTTAGATGCTGCTCACATGGATGCCTATGGAGAATCATAA